A genome region from Fodinibius salicampi includes the following:
- a CDS encoding penicillin acylase family protein: MRKFFGIFTGLLILLSGTIAIGIYWTFYRPLPEYNITLEQPELNQPVDLYWDSHGVPHIYGQNKEDLYYSLGYAHAQDRLWQMTVTQMAAEGRFAEFLGKDLLPLDITQRTLGFWRMAQKIETTLSDSTRSYLEAYSKGVNAYADQHPKSLPIQFSLTDMEPIPWTPTHSVALARMMAWELNLAWRSELTYAYLFEQLPGNQFQQILPDNRFFNFETAADTTDSLTTTLLPFLKNDQRVRHIIGAQGTHTGSNAWAVNTDKSTTESPLLGGDPHLALSIPGKWYEVHLNVNDQNLSGATIPGAPMVVLGRNDHLAWSLTNIMLDDTDFFEEAIDPDNPDEYLLDSLAGEPLYESFEEQQEVIPIKNEGDTVFTRRLTKHGPVISDIYPDQQLIGDRVITMKWTGHEVSNEVEALLGMNWAQSFEAFQKHARDFKVPGQHFVYADRDGNIARLALANVPVRDNNPILFRKGWDPSQDWRGYVPYEELPSEINPDRGWVANANQKPVNDNYPHYLSIYWEDNARYNRITQYMAENEQLSPEIFQQMQNDSRSLYAKKLMDQIFPVLKKHPDRFDTVISYLENWDFSYNQSETAASIMDVFMLRLSQNTFADEMTEPVYESFIKFTAIPERILIRLLQDGSSFFDNINTDEQETREQIINRSMDQTISFLRSRFGPEPFEWRWEQLHTITLKPELLGEAAEQPEAPSALKIIVENLLSIGPLPVRGHSSTLNNGEYDWNDPYEMTLGPSIRRIIDFSEPGYTLSILPTGQSENPFSPYYGNQTQSWIEGQYKRLYRDSTFFNNAAYETMRLLPIN; encoded by the coding sequence ATGAGAAAGTTTTTCGGTATTTTTACCGGCCTTTTAATTTTATTATCAGGCACTATTGCTATTGGCATCTACTGGACGTTCTATCGTCCTCTTCCTGAATACAATATTACCTTAGAACAGCCGGAACTCAATCAGCCGGTGGACCTGTATTGGGATAGTCATGGCGTTCCGCATATTTACGGCCAAAATAAAGAAGACCTTTACTACAGCCTGGGCTATGCACATGCCCAAGACCGCCTGTGGCAAATGACCGTCACCCAGATGGCAGCAGAGGGACGCTTTGCGGAGTTCCTGGGTAAAGATTTATTGCCTCTTGATATTACCCAACGGACGCTGGGCTTTTGGCGAATGGCTCAAAAGATAGAAACTACCCTGTCAGATTCCACCAGATCCTATTTAGAAGCCTATTCCAAGGGGGTTAATGCTTATGCTGATCAGCATCCTAAAAGCTTACCCATACAGTTTTCACTGACCGATATGGAACCCATCCCATGGACCCCCACTCATTCCGTTGCACTAGCCCGGATGATGGCCTGGGAACTAAACCTTGCCTGGCGTTCAGAGCTTACGTATGCCTACCTATTTGAACAACTCCCGGGGAATCAATTTCAACAGATCCTGCCGGACAATCGATTTTTTAATTTTGAGACCGCTGCAGACACTACGGATAGCCTGACGACAACCCTGCTTCCCTTTCTTAAAAATGATCAGCGAGTACGGCACATTATTGGGGCTCAGGGCACCCATACAGGCAGTAATGCCTGGGCCGTAAATACGGATAAGTCTACTACCGAATCACCATTATTAGGTGGGGATCCACACCTTGCACTTAGTATTCCCGGTAAATGGTATGAGGTGCATCTTAATGTGAATGACCAAAATTTGTCGGGAGCGACTATTCCCGGGGCTCCGATGGTGGTATTGGGACGTAACGATCACCTGGCATGGTCACTTACCAATATTATGCTCGATGATACTGATTTCTTTGAGGAAGCCATCGATCCCGATAATCCAGATGAATATCTGCTTGATTCCCTGGCCGGAGAACCACTCTATGAATCCTTTGAAGAACAGCAAGAGGTTATTCCCATAAAAAATGAGGGGGACACGGTATTTACACGCCGCCTTACCAAACACGGTCCGGTTATATCAGATATTTATCCCGACCAACAACTTATTGGGGACCGGGTTATTACCATGAAATGGACCGGGCATGAAGTCAGTAATGAAGTAGAAGCGTTGCTGGGCATGAACTGGGCCCAGTCATTTGAGGCTTTCCAAAAGCATGCCCGTGATTTTAAAGTTCCCGGCCAACATTTTGTATATGCTGATCGGGATGGGAATATTGCCCGACTGGCTTTGGCCAACGTGCCAGTCAGAGATAATAATCCTATTCTCTTTCGGAAGGGCTGGGATCCTTCACAGGATTGGAGAGGATATGTGCCCTATGAAGAGCTTCCCTCGGAGATAAATCCCGACCGGGGATGGGTCGCAAACGCCAACCAAAAACCGGTGAATGATAATTATCCGCATTATCTTTCCATTTACTGGGAAGATAACGCCCGTTATAATCGTATTACCCAGTATATGGCAGAAAATGAGCAACTTTCCCCCGAAATTTTCCAGCAGATGCAAAACGACAGCCGTTCTCTTTACGCAAAAAAATTGATGGACCAGATCTTTCCGGTATTAAAGAAACATCCCGACCGTTTCGATACGGTAATCTCTTATCTCGAAAACTGGGATTTTTCCTATAACCAGTCTGAGACAGCGGCATCCATTATGGATGTTTTTATGCTCCGCCTTTCCCAAAATACCTTTGCCGATGAGATGACAGAGCCGGTATATGAAAGCTTTATAAAATTTACGGCCATTCCGGAACGTATACTAATACGTCTATTGCAAGACGGCAGCTCATTCTTTGATAATATCAACACGGATGAGCAGGAAACAAGAGAACAAATCATAAATCGCAGCATGGACCAAACCATTTCTTTTCTAAGGAGCCGGTTCGGTCCCGAGCCGTTTGAATGGCGCTGGGAACAACTCCACACTATTACGCTTAAGCCCGAGCTATTGGGTGAAGCGGCCGAACAGCCAGAGGCGCCTTCAGCATTAAAAATAATTGTAGAGAACCTGCTGAGCATCGGACCTCTTCCCGTCAGGGGTCATAGTTCAACGCTTAATAACGGAGAATACGACTGGAATGATCCTTATGAAATGACTTTAGGTCCCTCCATTCGCCGTATTATTGACTTTTCAGAACCCGGTTATACCCTTTCGATTCTTCCAACCGGGCAATCAGAGAATCCATTTTCCCCCTATTACGGCAACCAAACTCAAAGCTGGATTGAGGGACAGTATAAACGGCTTTACAGGGACAGCACTTTCTTTAATAATGCAGCATATGAGACGATGCGGCTACTACCTATAAACTAA
- a CDS encoding 3-hydroxyacyl-CoA dehydrogenase family protein, translating to MKKAAVIGGGTMGNGICHVFAMNEITIHLVEMNQELANKAVATIDQNLDRMVTKEKIDESKKEETLDRIITFTDTAEAVAKVDLVVEAVPENFELKKKVFAEVDQAALDKTILATNTSSISITKLAATTSRPGQFIGMHFFNPVPVMKLVEVVRGLDTNEETVNTITETARLLDKNPVEVADYPGFVSNRVLMPMINEAIYCIYEGVAEPQDVDQVMKLGMAHPMGPLRLADFIGLDVCLDILNVLHDGFKDPKYRPCPLLVKMVDAGKLGDKTGEGFYEH from the coding sequence ATAAAAAAAGCAGCAGTCATTGGCGGCGGCACAATGGGCAATGGCATTTGTCACGTTTTTGCTATGAATGAGATAACTATTCACTTGGTCGAAATGAACCAGGAGCTGGCGAATAAAGCAGTAGCCACCATTGACCAAAATTTGGATCGGATGGTCACCAAGGAAAAAATAGATGAATCTAAGAAGGAGGAGACGCTTGATCGTATAATCACATTTACTGATACGGCTGAGGCCGTGGCTAAAGTCGATTTAGTTGTGGAGGCTGTGCCCGAAAATTTTGAACTTAAGAAAAAGGTTTTTGCGGAAGTTGACCAGGCTGCACTGGATAAAACCATCTTAGCCACTAACACTTCATCCATCTCTATTACCAAATTGGCCGCAACTACCTCACGTCCAGGACAGTTTATCGGGATGCATTTTTTCAATCCGGTTCCGGTGATGAAACTGGTGGAAGTTGTGCGGGGGCTTGATACGAATGAGGAAACAGTAAATACTATTACGGAAACGGCGAGGTTGCTTGACAAGAATCCGGTTGAAGTAGCTGATTATCCAGGTTTTGTATCTAATCGTGTGCTGATGCCCATGATCAACGAAGCTATTTATTGTATATATGAAGGCGTTGCAGAGCCCCAAGATGTGGACCAGGTTATGAAATTGGGTATGGCTCATCCCATGGGACCACTAAGACTGGCCGACTTTATTGGCTTGGATGTCTGTCTGGATATTCTAAACGTACTGCATGATGGCTTTAAAGATCCCAAATATCGCCCATGTCCATTGCTGGTTAAAATGGTTGATGCCGGTAAGCTGGGTGATAAAACGGGCGAAGGTTTCTATGAACATTAA
- a CDS encoding DUF2207 domain-containing protein: MRYRYYTYISAFFLLLISTLLPHSMEAKSYTIPEIRVEVAVQEDGTIHITEHRTYYFDGSFSWADYRLPLQGYTAIKDIRVRENNTAFINQNSEEPGTFQVQRGDEQIRIQWFYDANDEQRTFSISYTLEGAVVVGSEWVEFFWNYISADRDQDTERLHIEMKLPQSVGSDSIYSWERGPANKITLTNTENGYLVTAKNLNEDESVKIRSVFPRYIFNQQDVTTTNSDFTLALAREDEQQYQQALAEQQEQDDRYAQYGRQLTILTSLLSIAAFLFFYRKYGKRFSTNISSTETIMTPGRLKPATTGWLLQGRNINSTHLMATLLDLARQGQFIIKEEKSEEGWFGSEKKRFRIEKTETTFPDELTDWESSLSSFVSEQIGGGNNYIDELFSDSSYSSSKWFSNWKKQLNDYCRAKNWYDKESYKGAYSNAGVQFFLLILAILATYWAGPLGIASLAITFVLLVSSVAIIRRTAEGEQTYKRWKAYKEGLKNAKAHSIGNDILDKHVIYAVAFGLSKSQIKTIIEENNPSSSAFVWLMIYPSGARSSADIANSFSTLSATGTTSFPGSSSAGTAGGSGASAGAAGGGAAGGAG; the protein is encoded by the coding sequence ATGCGATATCGATATTATACATATATATCAGCATTTTTTTTGTTATTGATCTCTACTCTATTGCCTCATAGCATGGAGGCCAAGTCATATACTATTCCGGAAATCCGGGTAGAGGTTGCTGTTCAGGAAGACGGTACCATCCATATTACAGAACATCGCACCTACTATTTTGACGGCTCTTTTTCCTGGGCCGATTACCGCCTTCCTTTGCAGGGATATACCGCTATCAAAGATATCCGTGTCAGGGAAAATAATACGGCTTTCATCAACCAAAACAGTGAAGAGCCGGGTACATTCCAGGTACAGCGGGGTGATGAGCAGATACGGATACAATGGTTCTATGACGCCAATGATGAACAACGCACCTTTTCCATATCCTATACACTGGAAGGTGCGGTTGTAGTTGGATCTGAATGGGTGGAATTCTTTTGGAATTATATCAGTGCCGACCGAGACCAAGACACAGAAAGGCTGCATATAGAAATGAAGCTGCCGCAATCCGTAGGATCTGATTCCATTTATAGCTGGGAACGCGGTCCAGCGAACAAGATTACACTCACCAATACAGAAAACGGTTATCTCGTGACTGCCAAAAACCTGAACGAGGATGAGTCGGTCAAAATCCGAAGTGTCTTCCCAAGGTATATATTTAATCAGCAGGATGTCACAACTACCAATTCAGATTTTACGCTTGCCTTAGCTCGGGAGGATGAACAGCAATATCAGCAAGCTTTAGCGGAACAACAAGAGCAGGACGACCGTTATGCTCAATATGGACGGCAGCTGACGATTCTCACATCCCTGCTGAGTATTGCTGCTTTTCTATTTTTCTATCGGAAATATGGTAAGCGGTTCTCGACCAATATTTCATCTACAGAAACTATTATGACACCCGGCAGGCTGAAACCTGCTACAACGGGATGGCTGCTTCAGGGACGAAATATAAACAGCACCCACCTGATGGCAACACTACTGGATCTGGCACGACAGGGTCAATTCATTATTAAGGAAGAGAAATCCGAAGAAGGATGGTTTGGCAGCGAGAAAAAACGTTTCCGTATTGAAAAAACAGAAACCACTTTCCCAGATGAACTGACCGATTGGGAATCCAGTTTATCATCTTTTGTGTCTGAGCAGATTGGCGGGGGAAATAATTATATTGATGAACTTTTCTCGGATAGCAGTTATAGCTCATCTAAATGGTTTTCGAACTGGAAGAAACAGCTCAATGATTATTGTCGGGCAAAAAATTGGTATGACAAAGAAAGTTATAAAGGCGCATATAGCAATGCAGGGGTCCAGTTCTTTTTGTTGATCCTCGCTATTCTGGCTACTTATTGGGCAGGCCCTTTAGGTATTGCCTCACTTGCTATAACATTTGTCTTATTGGTGAGTTCCGTAGCAATAATTCGCCGCACTGCTGAAGGAGAACAAACCTATAAACGCTGGAAGGCCTATAAAGAGGGACTTAAAAATGCCAAAGCCCATTCTATTGGTAACGATATCCTTGATAAACATGTAATCTATGCTGTCGCGTTTGGCTTATCCAAGAGTCAAATAAAAACCATTATCGAAGAAAATAATCCCTCTTCTTCCGCTTTTGTTTGGTTGATGATATATCCGAGCGGCGCCCGTTCATCCGCGGATATTGCCAACTCTTTCAGTACCCTCAGCGCCACCGGCACAACTTCCTTTCCCGGTTCTTCTTCCGCTGGTACGGCGGGCGGTAGTGGTGCTTCAGCCGGTGCGGCCGGAGGCGGAGCAGCCGGAGGAGCTGGTTAA
- a CDS encoding acyl-CoA dehydrogenase family protein, producing the protein MRDLSNQVLTDDARSSTNFFKSDHIFRHYLRKHVPDSVLEYMAPKLERVGQQAATRMNPLSLKADQQRPELKKRTKFGETINAVQFHPAYWKLMDIAAESEMFYVKYNPELRERFEGNRHALGFAAGQLYGMSEIGVYCPLCMTDGVAHLVDQYAPEDIRKRLLPKLSACKGALLNTGAMFLTEKSGGSDVGRNIATADKVSGRKYKLNGEKWFCSNVNAEVIMALARTGNAEDGTRGLSLFLVEKELPDGSRNPMNIIRLKEKLGVRSMATGEVELEDTIGIRLGEENRGFKVMTEMINISRIYNAVGAVAGIRRAIIESYEYLNHRITFGKKAVEHALIRQKFHEIGSLYLSDFLLTWRAIRAMDSAEQGNQKEKELLRTLIPMAKWSSAEQAVYIVRECMELMGGNGYIEDFVMPKLLRDINVLPIWEGSGNIIVLDILRATQKSEGLDIIIDKIRGTAERSQNYGSLMQDKLDKILAVWKELNDTDDREVVESTAKPLFEELIHLYQMALMIEERDGQSEAWIDPAMDYMASELDDTLKIKNAPDLDIIQNLIGWKY; encoded by the coding sequence ATGAGAGATCTTTCTAACCAAGTGCTTACTGACGATGCCAGAAGCAGCACTAATTTTTTTAAGAGCGATCATATTTTCCGGCATTATCTGCGAAAACACGTTCCCGATTCCGTCTTGGAATATATGGCTCCTAAGCTGGAACGTGTTGGTCAGCAGGCCGCAACCCGCATGAATCCCCTTTCATTAAAAGCTGACCAACAGCGGCCTGAGCTTAAGAAACGAACAAAATTTGGAGAGACGATTAATGCCGTTCAATTTCATCCTGCGTACTGGAAACTGATGGATATTGCTGCCGAGTCTGAAATGTTCTACGTAAAATATAATCCGGAGTTGCGGGAACGCTTTGAAGGAAATCGGCATGCGTTGGGCTTTGCAGCGGGACAGTTGTATGGGATGAGTGAAATTGGGGTATACTGTCCACTTTGTATGACCGATGGAGTAGCACACTTGGTGGATCAATATGCTCCTGAGGATATCCGAAAGCGGTTATTGCCTAAATTGTCGGCTTGCAAGGGCGCCTTACTTAATACCGGCGCTATGTTTCTAACCGAAAAGTCCGGCGGTTCGGATGTGGGACGGAATATAGCCACCGCGGATAAAGTATCCGGACGAAAGTATAAGCTGAATGGTGAAAAATGGTTTTGTAGTAATGTTAATGCGGAGGTGATTATGGCACTGGCACGAACAGGAAACGCAGAGGATGGTACGCGCGGACTGTCGCTTTTCTTAGTGGAAAAGGAACTTCCCGATGGAAGCCGAAATCCGATGAATATTATACGCCTGAAAGAAAAATTGGGGGTGCGTTCGATGGCAACCGGGGAAGTGGAATTAGAGGATACCATCGGTATTCGTCTGGGTGAAGAGAATAGAGGATTCAAGGTGATGACAGAGATGATCAATATCTCTCGGATTTATAATGCAGTTGGGGCCGTTGCAGGCATCCGCCGGGCCATTATTGAGAGCTACGAGTATTTAAATCATCGTATTACTTTTGGAAAAAAGGCTGTTGAACATGCGTTAATACGGCAAAAATTCCATGAGATCGGGTCGCTCTATTTGTCCGATTTTCTGCTGACCTGGCGAGCCATCCGGGCAATGGATAGCGCGGAGCAGGGCAACCAAAAAGAGAAGGAATTGCTACGGACTCTTATCCCAATGGCTAAATGGAGCTCGGCCGAACAGGCCGTTTATATCGTGCGGGAGTGCATGGAGTTGATGGGCGGTAACGGATATATTGAAGATTTTGTAATGCCTAAGTTACTTCGAGACATTAATGTACTGCCTATATGGGAGGGATCGGGTAATATTATTGTACTGGATATATTGCGGGCGACTCAAAAATCGGAGGGATTGGATATTATTATCGATAAGATTCGCGGCACTGCAGAACGGTCTCAAAATTACGGTTCATTAATGCAGGATAAACTAGATAAAATTCTCGCGGTCTGGAAGGAATTAAACGATACAGATGATCGGGAGGTTGTTGAATCCACTGCCAAGCCGCTTTTTGAAGAACTTATTCACCTCTATCAAATGGCCCTGATGATTGAAGAACGCGATGGACAAAGTGAAGCATGGATCGATCCGGCGATGGATTATATGGCCTCGGAGTTAGATGATACGCTGAAAATTAAAAATGCTCCCGATCTGGATATTATTCAAAATCTCATCGGGTGGAAGTATTAA